A stretch of Miscanthus floridulus cultivar M001 chromosome 13, ASM1932011v1, whole genome shotgun sequence DNA encodes these proteins:
- the LOC136499821 gene encoding uncharacterized protein, producing the protein MAPGSNHSGVSDSSSDGGFFVAPASASAIQGISIRHHWRLFFESTLGKFGLESHIHSTTPDADHDGEWRRVDSCVVNWILATVSKDVFDIVRRDRHDAFSLWHAVESLFQDNELQRAVFLETELRSLQQGDMSINDYCTKLKRLADQLRDIGHPVSEPSQVLNLLHGLSPKYRYVKPVITSKYPSHSFQSARSFLILEELSAQHDANAKAGQALAVTHGDNSNHGSSNSAHGGNKDGSSYSTAPRTNSGSNNRSNSRQDRRGGRGRGNSGAPCSNNPNSTTQSAPWAAGYNPWQGMVHAWPMPFWAPGAGVLGPRPPFNRQQAMTATHPTAPMNGSAFDTSALYAAL; encoded by the exons ATGGCGCCCGGCTCCAACCACTCTGGCGTCTCCGACTCCTCTTCTGATGGCGGGTTCTTCGTCGCCCCCGCCTCTGCTTCCGCCATCCAGGGCATCTCGATCCGCCACCAC TGGCGGCTGTTCTTCGAGTCCACCCTCGGTAAATTTGGCCTCGAGAGTCACATCCACTCCACCACTCCTGATGCGGACCACGATGGCGAGTGGCGCCGGGTGGATTCCTGCGTCGTCAACTGGATACTCGCCACCGTCTCCAAAGATGTCTTCGATATTGTTCGCCGCGACCGCCACGATGCCTTCTCCTTGTGGCACGCCGTCGAGAGCCTGTTCCAGGACAATGAGCTGCAGCGCGCCGTGTTCCTAGAGACTGAGCTCCGCTCTCTCCAACAGGGCGACATGTCCATCAATGACTACTGCACGAAGCTAAAGCGGCTCGCCGACCAACTGCGCGACATCGGTCATCCTGTCTCCGAGCCGAGCCAAGTGCTCAATCTCCTCCACGGCCTCAGCCCCAAGTACCGCTACGTCAAGCCGGTGATCACGTCCAAGTACCCGTCGCACTCCTTCCAAAGCGCTCGCTCCTTCCTCATCCTTGAGGAGCTCAGCGCCCAGCACGACGCCAACGCCAAAGCCGGTCAGGCGCTCGCCGTGACCCATGGCGACAACAGCAACCACGGCTCCTCCAACTCGGCGCACGGCGGGAACAAGGACGGGTCGTCTTACTCCACTGCTCCTCGCACCAACAGCGGCAGCAACAATCGCTCCAACAGCCGCCAGGACCGGCGGGGTGGCCGTGGGCGCGGCAACAGCGGCGCGCCATGCTCCAACAACCCCAACTCCACCACGCAGTCCGCGCCATGGGCCGCGGGCTACAATCCCTGGCAAGGCATGGTCCACGCCTGGCCCATGCCCTTCTGGGCCCCGGGAGCTGGCGTTCTTGGACCGCGTCCACCATTCAACAGGCAACAAGCAATGACCGCCACGCACCCGACTGCGCCCATGAACGGCAGCGCATTCGACACCAGCGCACTCTACGCCGCACTGTAG